Proteins from a single region of Corynebacterium pseudogenitalium:
- a CDS encoding cutinase family protein, whose protein sequence is MMKGVRAVLAVVVCVGCVVTPPANAQLLGKGDSEPLPTAPLEAFERNISAPPSRCTDYELVIAAGTGDSNQGDDPLRVRGLRPGSTLLADVEAAGGSVSTWQVPYTASVGVLGTLGETRTNMALPYGASLDTGKQAVRTHLATLHDACPDTKVLFLGFSQGAGLLGDLVAESPDPSLVAAYLIADPGRSRTTYHTAETVTGARGVRGENGEILIPLDGVRLASDVSGLTGPRRTSFHDAEAEVLTFCHSNDLACATQHDGLAQRVGVRLAQPAAAPLHKLAGRGFKDFGHNPIATLLALAWELAAVSHVVQEYAGETPPFSGEDITGLGVLLHVAAQELLPMAAGLGVPQIPMPLIDLIPHVMNMMPHHLSYFEGGDHPAWTIDGESVESWIAHDMVARMQAS, encoded by the coding sequence ATGATGAAGGGTGTGCGCGCCGTGTTGGCAGTCGTGGTGTGCGTCGGATGCGTTGTGACACCACCCGCCAACGCGCAGCTGCTGGGGAAAGGGGATAGCGAGCCCTTGCCCACGGCCCCGCTCGAGGCCTTCGAGCGCAACATCTCGGCCCCACCTTCGCGCTGTACCGATTACGAGCTTGTCATCGCCGCCGGCACCGGGGACTCCAACCAGGGCGACGACCCGCTACGCGTGCGCGGGCTGCGACCGGGGTCGACCCTGCTCGCTGACGTCGAAGCAGCTGGCGGGAGCGTGTCCACGTGGCAGGTGCCGTACACGGCGTCGGTTGGCGTGCTTGGGACGCTGGGGGAGACCAGGACGAACATGGCGTTGCCGTACGGGGCATCGCTGGATACGGGTAAGCAGGCGGTGCGCACGCACCTCGCCACGCTCCACGACGCATGCCCGGACACGAAGGTGTTGTTCCTCGGGTTTTCGCAAGGGGCTGGCCTGCTCGGGGACCTCGTGGCGGAGTCCCCCGACCCGAGCCTTGTCGCGGCCTACCTTATCGCGGATCCGGGGCGCAGCCGCACCACCTACCACACGGCGGAAACAGTCACCGGCGCGCGTGGCGTCCGCGGCGAGAACGGCGAAATCCTCATCCCGCTCGACGGCGTACGCCTTGCTAGCGACGTCTCGGGTCTCACCGGGCCACGCCGCACCAGCTTCCACGACGCTGAGGCTGAGGTACTCACGTTTTGCCACAGCAACGACCTCGCCTGCGCCACGCAGCACGACGGGTTGGCGCAGCGCGTCGGCGTGCGCCTCGCCCAGCCCGCCGCAGCCCCGCTGCACAAACTTGCCGGGCGTGGCTTCAAGGACTTCGGGCACAACCCGATTGCTACGCTGCTTGCACTGGCGTGGGAGTTAGCTGCCGTGTCTCATGTAGTACAGGAATATGCGGGGGAGACACCGCCGTTTTCGGGAGAAGACATCACCGGGTTGGGCGTGCTGCTCCACGTGGCCGCGCAGGAACTGCTGCCGATGGCCGCCGGGCTAGGCGTTCCTCAGATCCCGATGCCACTGATTGACCTCATCCCGCACGTGATGAACATGATGCCCCACCACCTGTCCTACTTCGAGGGCGGCGACCACCCCGCGTGGACCATCGACGGCGAGTCAGTAGAGTCGTGGATCGCCCACGACATGGTCGCCCGGATGCAGGCGAGCTAA
- a CDS encoding GH25 family lysozyme, producing the protein MRFGVDVSEHQAGFEFTACPLDFAIIRTTDGTYQDHAFSDLFIDAHSADLNVSTYHFLRSPSEGTSVAEQVEASVEVLQRAPGAIKCPMWLDVESPAGLTLSDVRCAYDTFQRFGVRVAGVYTNAWYWRRYMRLASPSQFGALWLADWGSNDPAFPGADAWPSPLGMGTPEVWQYTSRGFIGGFTVDLNAWRQA; encoded by the coding sequence ATGCGGTTCGGCGTCGACGTATCCGAGCACCAGGCAGGCTTTGAGTTCACCGCCTGCCCGCTCGACTTCGCCATCATCCGCACCACCGACGGCACCTACCAGGACCACGCGTTTTCCGACCTCTTTATCGACGCCCACTCCGCCGACCTCAACGTGTCCACCTACCACTTCCTGCGCAGCCCTTCCGAGGGAACCAGCGTGGCCGAGCAGGTGGAGGCCAGCGTCGAGGTACTCCAGCGCGCCCCCGGCGCCATCAAGTGCCCGATGTGGCTCGACGTGGAAAGCCCCGCTGGGCTCACACTTTCCGACGTCCGCTGCGCCTACGACACCTTTCAACGGTTCGGGGTGCGCGTTGCTGGCGTTTACACGAATGCCTGGTATTGGCGTCGATACATGCGCTTGGCCAGCCCCTCCCAGTTCGGCGCTCTCTGGCTTGCCGACTGGGGCTCCAACGACCCAGCCTTCCCCGGTGCCGACGCCTGGCCGTCCCCGCTCGGCATGGGCACCCCCGAGGTGTGGCAGTACACCTCCCGCGGCTTCATCGGGGGATTCACGGTGGACCTCAACGCATGGAGGCAAGCATGA
- a CDS encoding NUDIX hydrolase translates to MPIPEFIVQTRKKIGTDPMWVPSVCAVVLRDSTADTPWAVPEVLLVRRADNEEWTPVTGIADPGEDAHDAAVREVLEETGIKATPAAILGVGAIGPVTHDNGDVASYMSTQIRLEAVDPSQEPVVGDDESIDVGWFPLSHMPVTDAKWRLVIGDAAAQRKRPEGFQPRMGFSKRN, encoded by the coding sequence ATGCCTATACCCGAGTTCATCGTGCAGACCCGAAAGAAGATCGGAACCGACCCAATGTGGGTTCCCTCCGTATGCGCCGTCGTGCTGCGGGATTCCACCGCGGACACCCCGTGGGCAGTGCCCGAAGTGCTCCTCGTCCGCCGCGCGGACAACGAGGAGTGGACGCCCGTGACCGGCATCGCCGACCCGGGTGAGGACGCCCACGACGCCGCGGTGCGCGAGGTTCTCGAAGAGACCGGTATCAAGGCCACCCCGGCAGCGATCCTCGGTGTCGGCGCCATCGGCCCCGTCACACACGACAATGGGGACGTCGCAAGCTACATGTCGACGCAGATCCGCCTCGAAGCCGTCGACCCCTCTCAGGAGCCAGTCGTCGGTGACGACGAATCCATCGACGTCGGCTGGTTCCCGCTCTCCCACATGCCGGTCACGGACGCGAAGTGGCGCCTCGTCATCGGCGACGCCGCCGCCCAACGCAAGCGCCCCGAGGGCTTCCAGCCACGCATGGGCTTTAGCAAGCGCAACTAA